From one Pseudanabaena sp. FACHB-2040 genomic stretch:
- the cobD gene encoding threonine-phosphate decarboxylase CobD: protein MATERTNRPVHGGNLTWAAEVAGCSPNLLLDFSASISPLGPPKSVLEAIEAGISDLKHYPSPEYDNLRQTLGAVHGLSPDWILPGNGSAELLTWACRDFSDCLITCLPTPAFGDYFRGLKAFNAAVLECPLELDEERRSASRLKDILAAPLALQGTASAAAGLLFNNPHNPSGYLFSGQELGSLLDRFELVVVDEAFMDFLPLHQQESLIDQVASHPNLVILRSLTKFYSLPGLRLGYAIAHPDRLRRWQQWRDPWPVNALAAAAAQAAVQDHAFQQQSWEWLAIARPHLYSGLQAIAGLHPLPGAVNYLLVRSDYPVLPLQTALLKRHRILIRDCLSFAELGNRYFRVAVRTLEENQRLLHGLTEVLSQFSNP, encoded by the coding sequence TTGGCGACAGAGCGCACAAATCGACCTGTTCACGGGGGGAACCTCACTTGGGCTGCTGAAGTTGCAGGATGTTCCCCCAATTTATTGCTAGATTTTTCTGCCAGTATTAGTCCTTTAGGGCCCCCGAAATCTGTCCTTGAGGCGATTGAAGCTGGCATTTCTGACCTTAAACATTATCCCAGTCCAGAGTATGACAATCTGCGGCAGACGCTGGGAGCAGTGCACGGCCTTTCACCAGACTGGATTTTGCCCGGCAATGGGTCAGCAGAACTGCTGACTTGGGCCTGCCGAGATTTTTCTGACTGCCTCATTACCTGTCTGCCAACGCCTGCATTTGGGGACTATTTTCGGGGCCTTAAAGCATTTAATGCGGCTGTTCTTGAATGTCCCTTGGAGCTGGATGAGGAGCGCCGATCTGCCTCAAGGCTGAAGGATATTTTGGCTGCTCCGTTGGCGCTTCAAGGGACTGCTTCGGCGGCTGCAGGGCTACTTTTTAACAACCCCCACAATCCCTCTGGCTACCTATTTTCTGGGCAGGAATTAGGGTCTCTGCTAGACCGATTTGAGTTGGTGGTGGTGGATGAGGCGTTTATGGACTTTTTGCCGCTGCACCAGCAGGAGAGCTTGATTGATCAGGTGGCGAGCCATCCTAATTTGGTAATTTTGCGATCGCTCACCAAGTTCTACAGCCTGCCCGGTTTGCGACTAGGCTATGCGATCGCACACCCAGATCGCCTGCGGCGCTGGCAGCAGTGGCGCGACCCCTGGCCAGTCAACGCGCTAGCGGCCGCTGCTGCCCAGGCGGCAGTGCAAGACCACGCCTTTCAGCAGCAGAGTTGGGAGTGGCTTGCGATCGCACGTCCCCATCTCTACAGCGGTCTCCAAGCCATTGCGGGTCTGCACCCTCTGCCGGGAGCAGTCAACTATCTCTTGGTTCGCTCAGACTATCCAGTGCTGCCGCTACAGACGGCATTGCTAAAAAGGCACCGCATCTTAATTCGAGACTGCCTTAGCTTTGCTGAACTGGGAAATCGCTATTTCCGAGTCGCCGTGCGCACTTTAGAGGAAAACCAGCGCCTGTTGCACGGGCTGACTGAGGTGCTGTCGCAGTTTTCTAACCCCTGA
- a CDS encoding HU family DNA-binding protein: MNKGELVDKVAEKASVTKKEADAVITATIESIMEAVADGQKVTLVGFGSFEPRERKEREGRNPKTGDTMVIPATKVPAFSAGKLFKEKVATK, from the coding sequence ATGAATAAGGGCGAACTCGTTGATAAGGTCGCAGAGAAGGCATCTGTTACTAAAAAGGAGGCCGATGCCGTGATTACCGCTACCATCGAATCCATCATGGAAGCGGTTGCTGATGGTCAGAAAGTTACGCTGGTTGGCTTTGGCTCCTTCGAACCCCGTGAGCGGAAAGAGCGGGAAGGCCGCAATCCTAAGACTGGGGATACGATGGTGATTCCTGCCACCAAAGTGCCTGCCTTTTCTGCTGGCAAACTGTTCAAAGAAAAGGTTGCAACTAAGTAA